One window from the genome of Armatimonadota bacterium encodes:
- a CDS encoding DinB family protein, which yields MDSRELLISRLAYVRRDLDEAVSRLTDEDMGWAPAEGMRTIGGQLHEIAATELQDIALFRGETTRFDEIAKGAKRGTLAEYKELLAATRGELIALIDSLSEADLAKPLQVDPRWFESFGNSEVPLAEAIRSVAMHEWYHTAQLVSYLWAKGDNPYDWGKEGAANAQSG from the coding sequence ATGGACAGCAGAGAACTCCTAATATCCCGGCTTGCTTACGTGCGGCGGGATCTTGATGAAGCCGTCTCCCGCTTAACAGACGAGGACATGGGATGGGCACCGGCCGAAGGCATGCGCACGATCGGCGGCCAGCTTCACGAGATCGCCGCGACTGAACTCCAGGACATCGCCTTGTTCCGGGGGGAGACCACCCGATTCGACGAGATCGCCAAAGGAGCCAAGCGCGGGACGCTTGCCGAGTACAAGGAGCTTCTTGCCGCCACGAGGGGCGAATTGATTGCCTTGATCGACTCGCTCAGCGAAGCCGACCTTGCCAAGCCTCTCCAGGTCGACCCCCGGTGGTTTGAGAGTTTTGGCAACTCCGAAGTGCCACTTGCCGAAGCCATCCGGTCGGTGGCGATGCACGAGTGGTACCACACCGCCCAACTGGTTAGCTACCTGTGGGCCAAAGGCGACAACCCCTATGATTGGGGCAAAGAAGGGGCGGCAAACGCCCAAAGCGGGTGA
- a CDS encoding efflux RND transporter periplasmic adaptor subunit, with protein MKPSAKLIFAAIPLVVLGYLVFGRLQDIGATKAKQAKEGAARRGSAAIVEISTAQSVDIVQGVEAVGTVTPELTIQLAPRVTGKITYLEIREGERVKPGQLLAKIDPQQADAGVLSARASVNESRSRLAQAEAAMQANAIQIEQAITQAQAEATYAKAALIQVQKSSEAKVAAAKALVRQSASAVASAQADLNSRKAQVASGQANLKNAQLKEQRMKTLYDKGFVSKQDLENAETSTAAAQAALDAQLSAVESAQADLATAKARNDADEANAKSVQATTQADIEAAKARVAQSAAALKTAQGNRNQLPANRANLDALRAGVDSADAQLKGASSQLSDTELRSTISGTVTKRMADPGSLASPGQPVLTLESTDSVLVDANVTVEDSAKIVKGDEVGLDFDGMPDQTLRGRVDQIVPSANPLDRQVLVRIRLTSQNSGVKPGMFAKVKIETKRVAAQVVVPFDAVKDGTVTVVGKDGKAEIRKVVTGERDKDNIEILSGLAVGEKVVVLSFSPVKDGASVTPTAERRLDGSRVVIDPPKKPGDGKGGPPSGNKPQGGR; from the coding sequence GTGAAGCCTTCCGCCAAATTGATCTTTGCCGCGATCCCTTTGGTCGTCCTGGGCTACTTGGTTTTTGGCCGGCTCCAAGACATCGGAGCGACCAAGGCGAAGCAGGCAAAGGAAGGGGCCGCCCGCCGGGGCAGCGCGGCGATCGTCGAAATCTCCACCGCCCAGTCGGTGGATATCGTGCAAGGGGTCGAGGCGGTTGGGACGGTGACGCCCGAGCTCACAATCCAGTTGGCACCCCGGGTCACGGGCAAGATCACCTACTTGGAGATCCGCGAAGGCGAAAGGGTGAAGCCGGGGCAGCTCTTGGCCAAAATCGACCCCCAACAGGCAGACGCCGGGGTTCTTTCCGCCCGCGCCAGCGTCAACGAATCGCGCAGCCGGCTGGCCCAGGCCGAAGCGGCCATGCAAGCCAATGCGATTCAGATCGAACAGGCGATCACTCAGGCCCAGGCGGAAGCCACCTATGCCAAAGCCGCACTCATCCAGGTTCAAAAGAGTTCCGAGGCCAAAGTTGCGGCAGCTAAGGCCCTAGTCAGGCAATCGGCAAGCGCCGTGGCATCGGCCCAAGCCGATTTGAACAGCCGCAAAGCCCAAGTTGCCAGCGGACAGGCCAACCTGAAAAATGCCCAGTTGAAGGAGCAGCGGATGAAAACGCTGTACGACAAGGGCTTTGTCTCCAAACAAGATTTGGAAAACGCCGAGACTTCAACCGCTGCCGCCCAAGCCGCCTTGGATGCCCAACTGAGCGCCGTGGAATCGGCCCAAGCCGACCTTGCAACCGCCAAGGCTCGAAACGATGCCGATGAAGCCAACGCCAAATCGGTTCAAGCCACAACCCAGGCCGACATCGAAGCGGCCAAGGCCAGGGTTGCCCAATCGGCGGCCGCACTCAAAACCGCCCAGGGGAATCGGAACCAGCTGCCAGCAAACCGGGCAAACCTGGATGCCCTTCGTGCCGGAGTCGATTCGGCGGATGCTCAGCTCAAAGGGGCTTCTTCGCAACTTTCCGACACGGAATTGCGGTCGACGATCTCTGGGACGGTCACTAAACGGATGGCGGATCCAGGATCCTTGGCCAGTCCGGGCCAACCCGTTTTGACTTTGGAATCGACCGATTCTGTGTTGGTCGACGCAAACGTGACGGTGGAGGATTCGGCGAAGATCGTGAAAGGCGACGAGGTTGGCCTCGATTTCGACGGGATGCCTGACCAAACTCTCAGGGGGCGGGTCGACCAAATCGTCCCCTCGGCAAACCCGTTGGATCGGCAAGTGTTGGTTCGGATCCGGCTCACAAGCCAAAACTCCGGGGTTAAGCCAGGGATGTTTGCTAAGGTCAAGATCGAAACCAAAAGGGTGGCTGCCCAAGTCGTGGTGCCGTTCGATGCGGTCAAGGACGGAACGGTCACCGTCGTCGGCAAAGACGGCAAAGCGGAAATCCGGAAAGTCGTGACCGGGGAGCGCGACAAAGACAATATCGAGATCCTGAGTGGGCTCGCAGTGGGCGAAAAAGTCGTCGTGCTTTCTTTCTCGCCGGTCAAAGACGGAGCTTCTGTCACGCCGACGGCCGAAAGGCGGCTGGACGGGTCGCGCGTTGTCATCGACCCACCCAAAAAGCCGGGTGACGGCAAAGGCGGCCCCCCTTCCGGCAACAAGCCGCAAGGTGGCCGATGA
- a CDS encoding efflux RND transporter permease subunit, whose product MSIAKFSVSRPVAVTMRIAALVLLGAISFSRLPIDLLPRVDLPIVAVSTNWNNTPPQEMETQITRPIEQAVSTIPGLYSVNSSSNLGSSFVRVTLNYGVDVDKAAVDVLQYVQRAYRQFPNDPNISPPVVFKFDPNSFPVMIYGVTGEDDPIKLKTLLVNEIAPMIESAGGVAQVNVTGGRDRAIIVNVDPVKMQAYNVLLSDIVARIRAENISQPAGIAKAGEKEYVIRSSGYFKDIRDAENVPIRATDGRQVLLKQVATIRDEAQDQRVWTRVNGENAVGISVTKQREANTVETAQNIKDAVAKIQKAYPNLNFRIGYDQSGFVKESVGLLQEHAIIGGTLAILAILFFLRNLRSTFVVALSIPISITSTFSLMYFGGFTLNTISLSALALATGLIVDDAIVVLENIFRHIERDKRSPVDAAVTGTNEIMQAVVASTTTVMIVFLPLFLVKGQSGQIFTQLALVVIFSLAVSLLDATTVVPMLASRIIKTREVHALEHPEEQINQAGFGAKVSGFMGQVFHAIDSSYRNGLVWAIKHRWSVLGAVAAVTVAAYPLWQTIGTESLPQTDSGDLNVRVRLPVGTALSTTIDKMEQVEKVLLADPDIDTVFVSVGAGISFRGSVGGQQANSGAANIHLKEHRKATTDEVAKRLQKNLASISGVRVTANPFDLVSNIIGGNNQGMEIDVFGTDLTQMFAAANTVKDALQDIPGLEGVDVNVEEATPEITWRVDRQRAQSLGVSYQDIASTINASTNGTLSTYFQQDGFQYPIYVQLPPGNRETVEDLMRIPVKKNPVTGNQILLGQVATPELTGGPNGINRINRRRYVSVGGRYSDRAESEVLADVTARMKSLELPQGITWAYGEQQTRKADEFSGLGLAVVLAVALIYMLLASQFESFIYPLVVLTTVPLCAVGVVLSLFLTGRSFGLTAYIGILMLVGIVVKNGILLVEYTNQLRGRGLSRDEAILTASPTRLRPILMTSIASVAGMLPMALASGSASALQAPLATVVVGGLTTSTILTLFVVPVVYTFFDDMARRYRKDDRDLAHASGVEPSLSSVGQAEPETAFPD is encoded by the coding sequence ATGAGCATCGCCAAGTTTTCGGTCAGCCGCCCGGTCGCGGTGACCATGCGTATTGCCGCCCTGGTGCTGCTGGGGGCGATCAGCTTTTCACGGCTCCCGATCGACTTGCTCCCGCGGGTTGACCTGCCGATCGTCGCGGTGAGCACCAACTGGAACAACACGCCACCCCAGGAGATGGAGACCCAAATCACCCGCCCGATCGAACAGGCGGTCTCCACGATCCCCGGGTTGTATTCCGTTAACTCCAGCTCAAACTTGGGTTCGTCGTTTGTCAGGGTCACGCTCAATTACGGGGTCGACGTGGACAAAGCCGCGGTGGATGTCCTGCAATATGTCCAGCGCGCCTACCGCCAATTCCCCAACGACCCCAATATCAGCCCGCCGGTCGTCTTCAAATTCGACCCGAACTCGTTCCCCGTGATGATCTATGGCGTCACCGGGGAGGATGACCCGATCAAGCTCAAAACCCTCCTTGTCAACGAAATCGCGCCGATGATCGAATCGGCCGGAGGGGTCGCCCAAGTCAACGTGACCGGGGGCCGCGACCGGGCGATTATCGTCAATGTCGACCCGGTGAAAATGCAGGCCTACAATGTGTTGCTTTCCGACATTGTTGCGCGCATCAGGGCCGAAAACATCAGCCAACCCGCAGGCATCGCCAAAGCCGGGGAAAAGGAGTACGTCATCCGTTCGTCGGGGTACTTCAAAGATATCCGCGATGCCGAAAATGTGCCGATCCGTGCCACGGATGGCCGCCAAGTCCTGCTCAAACAGGTCGCAACGATCCGCGACGAAGCCCAGGATCAACGCGTGTGGACCCGGGTCAACGGCGAAAACGCGGTCGGGATCTCGGTTACCAAACAACGGGAGGCCAACACTGTCGAAACGGCGCAAAACATCAAGGATGCCGTCGCCAAAATCCAGAAGGCGTACCCCAACCTAAATTTCCGGATCGGTTACGACCAATCGGGGTTCGTCAAGGAATCGGTCGGATTGCTTCAAGAGCATGCGATCATCGGGGGGACGCTTGCCATTCTGGCGATCCTGTTCTTTCTCCGGAACCTCCGTTCGACTTTTGTGGTCGCCCTGTCGATCCCGATCTCCATCACCAGCACGTTCTCGTTGATGTACTTTGGCGGATTCACACTCAACACGATTTCGTTGAGCGCGCTGGCCCTTGCCACGGGGTTGATCGTGGATGACGCCATCGTTGTCCTTGAAAACATTTTCCGGCATATCGAGCGGGACAAGCGGTCGCCGGTCGATGCGGCCGTCACCGGGACAAACGAAATCATGCAGGCCGTCGTGGCCAGCACCACCACGGTGATGATCGTGTTCCTCCCGCTGTTTTTGGTCAAGGGGCAATCCGGGCAGATCTTCACCCAGCTCGCCTTGGTCGTCATCTTCTCACTCGCCGTCTCACTGCTGGATGCCACCACTGTCGTACCGATGCTGGCCTCGCGCATTATCAAAACCCGGGAAGTCCATGCCCTTGAACACCCCGAAGAGCAAATCAACCAGGCGGGTTTCGGGGCAAAGGTCTCCGGCTTCATGGGGCAGGTGTTCCATGCCATTGATTCTTCGTACCGCAATGGTTTGGTGTGGGCGATCAAGCACCGGTGGTCGGTTTTGGGTGCGGTGGCGGCGGTGACGGTGGCCGCCTATCCCCTTTGGCAAACCATCGGCACAGAATCACTCCCTCAAACTGATTCGGGCGACCTCAACGTCCGGGTGCGGCTCCCCGTGGGCACCGCCTTGAGCACAACCATCGATAAGATGGAGCAAGTCGAAAAGGTTTTGCTGGCAGATCCGGACATCGACACGGTTTTTGTCTCGGTTGGGGCCGGGATCAGCTTTCGGGGGAGCGTCGGAGGCCAACAGGCCAATTCTGGCGCGGCCAACATCCACCTGAAGGAGCATCGGAAAGCCACGACCGACGAAGTGGCCAAGCGCCTGCAAAAGAACCTGGCGTCGATTTCTGGCGTGCGGGTGACGGCCAACCCGTTCGACTTGGTCTCCAACATCATCGGTGGCAACAACCAAGGCATGGAGATCGACGTGTTCGGCACGGACCTCACCCAGATGTTTGCCGCAGCCAACACCGTCAAGGATGCCCTCCAAGATATCCCGGGTTTGGAGGGGGTGGATGTCAATGTGGAAGAGGCGACGCCGGAGATCACGTGGCGAGTGGATCGGCAACGGGCTCAATCGTTGGGCGTCAGCTACCAAGACATCGCTTCCACGATCAACGCAAGCACCAACGGAACACTTTCGACCTACTTCCAACAGGATGGGTTCCAATATCCGATCTACGTCCAGCTTCCGCCTGGCAACCGCGAAACGGTGGAAGACCTGATGCGGATTCCGGTCAAAAAGAACCCGGTAACGGGGAACCAGATCCTTTTGGGCCAGGTGGCCACCCCCGAGCTCACGGGCGGCCCAAACGGCATCAATCGCATCAACCGACGGCGGTATGTCTCAGTGGGCGGCCGGTACAGCGACCGGGCAGAATCGGAAGTCTTGGCCGATGTCACCGCCCGCATGAAGAGCCTGGAACTCCCGCAAGGGATCACATGGGCCTATGGGGAACAGCAAACCCGCAAGGCCGATGAATTCAGCGGACTCGGATTGGCCGTCGTCTTGGCGGTCGCCTTGATTTACATGCTGTTGGCCAGCCAGTTCGAAAGTTTCATCTATCCCCTGGTGGTTTTGACCACCGTCCCACTTTGTGCAGTTGGCGTCGTCCTCTCGCTCTTTTTAACCGGCCGGTCATTTGGGTTGACGGCTTACATCGGGATCTTGATGTTGGTCGGGATCGTGGTGAAAAACGGGATTTTGCTGGTCGAATACACCAACCAACTCCGAGGGAGAGGCCTTTCGCGCGATGAAGCTATCCTCACGGCATCGCCCACACGTCTGCGCCCAATCCTCATGACGAGCATTGCCTCGGTGGCTGGCATGCTTCCCATGGCTTTGGCCTCGGGCTCGGCATCTGCCCTGCAGGCCCCATTGGCCACCGTCGTCGTCGGCGGCTTGACGACATCCACCATCCTGACCTTGTTTGTCGTCCCGGTGGTTTACACATTCTTTGATGACATGGCCCGGCGTTATCGCAAAGACGACCGCGACTTGGCGCACGCCAGCGGCGTCGAGCCGTCGTTGAGTTCGGTGGGCCAAGCGGAACCCGAAACCGCTTTTCCTGATTAG
- a CDS encoding methyltransferase domain-containing protein: MDLVEHHYSRSSVLESIRNGLAELGKNLDGLTTADLAPVDEFHVRGREATIELAKRAGFEPGMKLLDAGCGVGGSARHLAEVHGATVYGIDLTPDFVEAATQLSQWVGLEDKTVFAVANALDLPFGDNEFDGAWTEHVQMNIADKAQFYSEIGRVVKPGGKFAFHDIFAGVGDVQFPVPWADDSGISFLATPQEAFDHVRAAGFEIIESEDVTALSAAWFKAAIEKALIGPKVPLGLHLLMGATAREKLGNVARNLSEGRIRTVQAIAVKV; this comes from the coding sequence ATGGATCTTGTTGAACACCATTACAGTCGCAGCAGTGTCTTGGAGTCGATCCGCAATGGGCTCGCTGAGCTTGGCAAAAACTTGGATGGGCTGACCACCGCCGATCTTGCCCCGGTTGACGAATTCCACGTCCGAGGGCGGGAGGCGACGATCGAGTTAGCGAAGAGGGCCGGCTTTGAGCCAGGGATGAAGCTCCTTGATGCCGGGTGCGGGGTCGGGGGTTCGGCGAGGCACCTTGCCGAAGTGCACGGGGCCACCGTGTACGGAATCGACCTAACCCCTGATTTTGTGGAGGCGGCCACGCAACTCTCCCAATGGGTCGGACTTGAAGACAAGACGGTTTTTGCGGTGGCCAACGCCCTGGATTTGCCTTTTGGCGACAATGAATTTGACGGGGCATGGACCGAGCACGTGCAAATGAACATTGCGGACAAAGCCCAGTTCTATTCGGAGATTGGCCGCGTGGTCAAGCCGGGAGGCAAGTTCGCATTCCACGACATTTTTGCGGGAGTCGGCGATGTCCAGTTCCCAGTGCCTTGGGCCGATGATTCGGGGATCAGTTTCTTGGCTACACCGCAAGAGGCTTTTGACCACGTCCGTGCAGCCGGGTTCGAGATCATTGAAAGCGAGGACGTGACTGCGCTTTCTGCGGCTTGGTTCAAGGCGGCGATTGAGAAAGCCTTGATCGGCCCCAAAGTGCCGCTGGGCCTGCACCTGTTGATGGGCGCCACGGCAAGGGAGAAACTCGGGAATGTCGCCCGGAACCTCAGCGAAGGAAGGATCCGGACCGTTCAAGCCATTGCGGTTAAGGTTTAG
- a CDS encoding DUF4965 domain-containing protein, giving the protein MLLAILAAFAQPMPDQLPFRPPSIPLVAHDPYFSIWMPNEVWTSADTEHWTHAPHQIRVVATIDGQEFRLLGNPGSKTPALPQTGTSVTPTQVGATFSGMGVKVELIFLSASVATDLDMMSRPLSYVVCRSAATDGKPHQVGFTVSVNGLLAASRTDQQVASKIEALGKASVISFGTVNQPVLATKGDRTQIDWGYCYLGAQGGSVWASAEATAPAGSFTARLEFGPRKVGKAPVEQVSFLAYDDGRSIQYFGQDLKGYWRRNGTDMRSLLLGAADALPAIRRACEAFDKELTADFMAIGGPDYSLLASLAYRQCIAGSKLVADPNGQPLWFPKENSSNGCLATADVIYPMSPQALLFGPALAKALVEPILAYGGSSRWKFPFAPHDLGTYPLANGQVYGGGEQSEENQMPVEESANMLILVTAIAHMEGNAEYAGRHWPALSRWAHYLVEKGFNPENQLCTDDFLGHQAQNVNLSAKAILGIRAYAELCRMQGKTEDALAYKTTAENYAARWIRESADGGHSRLTFDKPGTWSQKYNLVWDTILGFGTFPQSVKEAEMTFYRSKLNPYGLPIDSRGTGAKLDWNIWIATLTGNPSDWESVMQGVYRYAGETPNRIGLGDWYDTATGHLNFFEARPVMGAAMIPFLYRPALWQKWAHKNPLNPAGWAPIPPAPVVVPVMVAADQEPVTWQYTTDLPAPDWFKPAYNDRKWKSGRSGFGMDGTPGARVSTVWDTPDIWIRRVVDLPDPIPDNLRLWLHHDDDVDVYLNGVLALKREGWTTGYEVFAISKAALKSLKPGQNSIAIHCHQNQGGQYIDCGLVQVSKPKP; this is encoded by the coding sequence ATGTTGCTGGCGATTTTGGCCGCCTTTGCCCAACCCATGCCTGACCAACTTCCGTTCCGCCCCCCGTCGATCCCCCTTGTCGCCCACGACCCCTATTTCAGCATTTGGATGCCGAACGAAGTCTGGACATCTGCCGACACCGAACATTGGACTCATGCCCCCCACCAAATTAGGGTCGTAGCGACCATCGACGGCCAAGAGTTCCGACTGCTTGGCAACCCCGGATCCAAAACCCCGGCGCTCCCGCAAACCGGGACGAGCGTCACACCGACCCAAGTTGGGGCCACGTTCAGCGGGATGGGCGTCAAGGTCGAACTCATATTTTTGAGCGCATCGGTCGCCACCGACCTCGACATGATGTCCCGACCCCTAAGCTATGTCGTTTGCCGTTCGGCCGCCACAGACGGAAAGCCGCATCAGGTTGGGTTCACTGTTTCGGTGAATGGCTTGCTGGCCGCCAGCCGGACTGACCAACAAGTGGCCAGCAAAATCGAAGCCTTGGGCAAGGCGAGCGTTATTTCGTTTGGGACGGTGAACCAGCCGGTGTTGGCAACCAAAGGCGACCGCACGCAAATCGATTGGGGGTACTGCTATCTGGGCGCGCAAGGCGGATCCGTTTGGGCCTCCGCCGAAGCCACGGCCCCGGCCGGGTCGTTCACTGCCCGGTTGGAGTTTGGCCCCCGCAAAGTCGGCAAGGCACCCGTCGAGCAGGTTTCATTCCTGGCCTACGACGACGGTCGTTCTATTCAATACTTCGGACAAGACCTCAAAGGGTATTGGCGCCGAAATGGGACCGATATGCGGAGCCTCCTCTTAGGCGCCGCTGATGCGCTTCCGGCAATCCGCCGGGCATGTGAGGCATTCGACAAGGAGCTGACGGCAGACTTCATGGCCATCGGAGGGCCGGACTATTCCCTGCTTGCCAGCCTCGCCTACCGGCAATGCATCGCCGGGAGCAAGCTGGTCGCCGACCCCAATGGCCAACCCTTGTGGTTCCCAAAGGAAAATTCCAGCAATGGTTGCCTGGCAACCGCCGATGTCATTTACCCCATGTCTCCCCAGGCCCTCTTGTTTGGTCCTGCCCTGGCCAAAGCGCTGGTCGAACCAATCTTGGCTTATGGCGGCTCAAGCCGGTGGAAGTTCCCGTTCGCGCCCCACGATCTGGGCACCTATCCCCTGGCCAACGGCCAAGTCTATGGCGGGGGCGAACAATCCGAAGAAAACCAAATGCCGGTCGAGGAATCGGCCAACATGCTGATCCTGGTTACAGCCATCGCCCATATGGAGGGGAATGCCGAATACGCCGGTCGGCACTGGCCTGCACTCAGCCGGTGGGCCCACTACCTGGTTGAAAAGGGGTTCAACCCGGAAAACCAACTCTGCACCGATGACTTCCTTGGTCACCAAGCCCAAAACGTCAATCTCTCGGCCAAAGCGATTTTGGGAATCCGCGCCTATGCCGAACTATGCCGGATGCAGGGCAAAACCGAAGATGCCTTGGCCTACAAAACCACCGCCGAGAACTATGCCGCCCGGTGGATCCGCGAATCCGCAGACGGCGGGCACAGCCGGCTCACGTTTGACAAACCCGGAACCTGGAGCCAGAAATACAACTTGGTCTGGGATACGATCTTGGGATTCGGCACGTTCCCGCAGTCGGTCAAAGAAGCTGAGATGACTTTTTACCGATCAAAACTGAACCCCTATGGGCTGCCCATCGACAGCCGGGGCACCGGGGCCAAGTTGGATTGGAACATCTGGATCGCCACCCTGACCGGCAACCCGTCGGATTGGGAGTCCGTCATGCAAGGGGTCTACCGCTATGCCGGCGAAACTCCGAACCGGATCGGCCTGGGCGACTGGTACGACACCGCCACCGGCCACCTGAATTTCTTTGAAGCCCGCCCGGTGATGGGGGCGGCCATGATCCCGTTCCTCTATCGGCCGGCTCTGTGGCAAAAGTGGGCCCACAAAAACCCTTTGAACCCAGCGGGTTGGGCGCCCATCCCCCCTGCGCCCGTGGTGGTGCCCGTCATGGTGGCCGCTGACCAGGAGCCCGTCACCTGGCAGTACACCACAGACTTGCCGGCTCCCGATTGGTTCAAACCAGCCTATAACGACCGCAAATGGAAATCGGGTCGATCCGGATTTGGGATGGACGGAACACCTGGGGCGCGGGTATCCACCGTTTGGGACACTCCCGACATTTGGATCCGCCGAGTGGTCGACCTGCCCGACCCAATCCCCGATAATCTCCGCCTTTGGCTCCATCACGACGACGATGTCGATGTCTATTTGAACGGTGTCTTAGCCCTCAAACGCGAGGGATGGACGACGGGCTATGAAGTATTTGCAATCTCGAAAGCCGCCCTCAAATCGTTGAAACCGGGCCAGAATTCCATTGCCATCCATTGCCACCAGAACCAGGGGGGTCAATACATCGATTGCGGACTTGTGCAAGTATCAAAGCCTAAACCTTAA
- a CDS encoding WD40 repeat domain-containing protein has translation MLISSIAFMVMAAQDAGQFKGHTREVSCVAVSPNGKMMASGGVDHTVRLWDPQSKRMSMELTGHDGEVHCVAFSPDSKLLASGEMYKKLKIWDVATGKELHTFADSEGAILGVAFSPDGKRVFAACKDNAARVWTVGSDGQAVIFKHNWAVNGIAASPDGKTIATIDDGGSINIWDASTLKQVATWNHASSGRALAFSGDGKTLVSGGGGVVKSWDFAEGKERGSFECEANAVAVAADGSSILVGTQDNLTILLKGADLSVVWKQEKHERPVTGAAISPDGSMAFTSSMDYTLRAWRLK, from the coding sequence ATGCTGATTAGTTCAATCGCCTTTATGGTCATGGCGGCGCAGGACGCCGGCCAGTTCAAAGGCCACACCCGGGAGGTTTCTTGCGTGGCAGTTTCGCCCAACGGGAAAATGATGGCCTCGGGCGGGGTCGACCACACCGTGCGGCTGTGGGATCCCCAGTCGAAACGGATGTCCATGGAACTCACTGGACACGATGGGGAAGTCCATTGCGTGGCGTTCAGCCCCGATAGCAAGTTGCTTGCTTCGGGCGAGATGTACAAAAAGCTCAAGATCTGGGATGTGGCCACTGGCAAGGAACTCCACACCTTCGCCGATTCCGAGGGGGCAATCCTCGGCGTGGCATTCAGCCCCGATGGAAAGCGGGTCTTTGCCGCCTGCAAAGATAATGCGGCACGGGTTTGGACAGTCGGATCCGATGGGCAGGCCGTGATCTTCAAACACAACTGGGCGGTCAACGGCATCGCCGCCTCGCCGGACGGAAAAACCATCGCCACAATCGACGACGGCGGTTCGATCAACATTTGGGATGCTTCGACCCTGAAGCAAGTAGCGACTTGGAACCATGCCTCCAGCGGACGGGCATTGGCATTTTCCGGCGATGGGAAGACCCTGGTTTCAGGCGGTGGCGGCGTTGTCAAAAGCTGGGATTTTGCCGAAGGCAAAGAGCGCGGTTCTTTTGAATGCGAGGCAAACGCGGTTGCCGTGGCTGCCGACGGCTCTTCCATCCTCGTCGGAACCCAAGACAATCTGACCATCCTTTTGAAAGGGGCGGACTTGAGCGTGGTTTGGAAGCAGGAAAAGCACGAGCGACCAGTGACCGGGGCGGCCATTTCTCCAGATGGGTCGATGGCCTTTACGTCGAGCATGGATTACACGCTCCGGGCCTGGCGGCTCAAATAG